From a region of the Garciella nitratireducens DSM 15102 genome:
- a CDS encoding AAA family ATPase, translated as MKPLLLKVSGINSFMEEQTIDFRELTEMGVFGIFGPTGSGKSTILDAIILALYGEIPRSSKKNDLSGIINSQCDRGKVYYEFGIGNGKKRKIYFVSRTFKKDKQGSVKSNGVKLCDITNEENPIVLEEKVNDVNRKILEIIGLNCEDFTRSVVLPQGKFSDFLRLNGKDRRDMLERIFALQEYGTQLSQKLSNYKKKIEQEYSFIDGKFRTYEGISKEHDDELQKEIETLKREYDKAEKEDQEIEKKYQVSKKLRELTLKLKENLKKQENLKRQAPQIKEDKMRYELAEQVKNIQPYIEQQKNLREQTIEKEQIKEKNNKDLDRVSSILEKVQKNWDRQQKRKEEEIPYLLKEKERMEFALKKQRKMQKLFVHLEQATKQKEKAQQEWEQIQKNLENLEKQMIKLTQKIKESQKFTRSLEVSSQYRRKLYEAYEIEKEYYKFLEQKGELYEICDSNQKELELMKQEHEKIEQQIQQAQKQLEQSKKEEEKIQNQIQQIYRQNMAFSLAKDLKEGQCCPVCGSKEHPFKAKSIENQEIETLEENKAFLEKNIEKIQLFLEEKRTFLQKKITEIFIKKEILQDGQEKYQEFQKNLTILKEKLIIIKKELEIEEIEKNLRKLQQQELHLEKLQKEIQGCQRKKEEQENQRNNLLEKYNDAFRQFTQWTQRSEELKKQIQELQQEIERDCGEKDPEKEIKLIGQEIDFIEREYQKSKKDFEFYFTQKIDLEKKQRGLEDTLQQLYEHRDTIKTTLESMLKENGFKNIKEVSSYFKDQKERQELKKRIREYEDQVFLINENIKSLEKSLNGQIIENSDWEKIQQKREDSKKRLEILQMSLIEKNTLKKDIQGRLKELEIVLEQKKKIEHKKALLQDLSNLLKGNEFVEFISTGQLRYIAKEASQQLKKITRGRYALELDSNGNFIVRDDFHGGIRRSTQTLSGGETFLTSLSLALALSSHIQLKGNAHLEFFFLDEGFGTLDAELLETVMDSLEKLQSNQLSVGLISHVEELKQRIPRKLIVQPAIPGVRGTKVILERG; from the coding sequence ATGAAGCCCTTGTTATTGAAAGTGAGTGGAATTAATAGTTTTATGGAAGAACAAACCATTGATTTTAGAGAACTTACTGAAATGGGGGTATTTGGAATCTTTGGCCCTACAGGAAGTGGAAAATCTACTATTTTGGATGCGATTATCCTCGCTCTATATGGAGAAATCCCTCGTTCTAGTAAGAAAAACGATTTATCAGGAATTATAAATAGCCAATGTGATAGAGGAAAGGTTTATTATGAATTTGGAATAGGAAATGGGAAAAAACGAAAAATATATTTTGTATCTAGGACCTTTAAAAAAGATAAACAAGGAAGTGTAAAAAGCAATGGAGTAAAGCTTTGTGATATTACTAATGAAGAGAATCCTATTGTATTAGAAGAAAAGGTGAATGATGTTAATCGCAAGATCTTAGAAATTATTGGTCTAAATTGTGAAGATTTTACTCGATCTGTGGTATTACCTCAAGGAAAATTTAGCGATTTTCTCAGATTAAATGGAAAAGATAGAAGAGATATGCTAGAGAGAATTTTTGCTCTACAAGAATATGGAACTCAACTTTCTCAAAAACTGAGCAATTATAAAAAAAAGATAGAACAAGAGTATAGTTTTATAGATGGAAAATTTCGTACTTATGAAGGAATTTCTAAAGAACATGATGATGAACTACAAAAAGAAATAGAAACCTTAAAACGGGAATATGATAAAGCAGAAAAAGAAGATCAAGAAATAGAGAAAAAATATCAAGTAAGTAAGAAATTGCGAGAGCTTACCTTAAAACTTAAGGAAAATTTAAAAAAACAAGAGAATTTAAAAAGACAGGCTCCTCAAATAAAAGAAGATAAGATGCGATATGAATTAGCGGAGCAGGTAAAGAATATCCAACCTTACATAGAACAACAAAAAAATCTGCGGGAACAAACGATAGAAAAAGAACAAATAAAGGAAAAAAATAATAAAGATCTAGATAGAGTTTCTTCTATTTTAGAAAAAGTTCAAAAAAATTGGGATAGGCAACAAAAACGAAAGGAAGAAGAGATTCCTTATTTATTGAAAGAAAAGGAACGAATGGAATTTGCTTTAAAAAAACAAAGAAAAATGCAAAAACTTTTTGTTCATTTAGAACAAGCAACCAAACAAAAAGAAAAAGCACAACAGGAATGGGAACAGATACAAAAGAATTTAGAGAATCTAGAAAAGCAGATGATAAAGCTTACTCAAAAAATAAAAGAATCCCAGAAATTTACTAGAAGCTTAGAAGTATCTTCTCAATATCGAAGAAAACTTTATGAAGCTTATGAGATAGAAAAAGAATATTATAAATTTTTAGAGCAAAAAGGAGAACTTTATGAAATTTGTGATTCCAATCAAAAAGAATTAGAATTGATGAAACAAGAACATGAAAAAATAGAGCAGCAGATTCAACAAGCGCAAAAGCAATTAGAACAATCGAAAAAAGAAGAGGAAAAAATTCAAAATCAAATTCAACAGATTTATCGTCAAAATATGGCATTTTCTTTAGCTAAGGATTTAAAAGAAGGGCAATGTTGTCCTGTCTGTGGTTCTAAAGAGCATCCATTTAAAGCTAAAAGCATTGAAAACCAAGAAATAGAAACTTTAGAAGAAAACAAAGCATTTTTAGAAAAAAATATAGAAAAAATTCAACTTTTTCTAGAAGAAAAGAGAACTTTTTTACAAAAAAAAATTACAGAAATTTTTATAAAAAAAGAAATTTTACAAGATGGTCAAGAAAAATACCAAGAGTTTCAAAAAAATTTAACGATTTTAAAAGAAAAACTTATAATTATAAAAAAAGAATTAGAGATTGAAGAGATTGAAAAAAACCTAAGAAAATTACAACAACAAGAATTGCATCTAGAGAAACTTCAAAAAGAGATACAAGGGTGTCAAAGAAAAAAAGAAGAACAAGAAAACCAAAGAAATAACTTACTGGAAAAATATAATGATGCCTTTCGACAATTTACACAATGGACGCAGAGAAGTGAGGAGTTAAAAAAACAAATTCAAGAGTTACAACAAGAAATAGAAAGAGATTGTGGGGAAAAAGATCCTGAAAAAGAAATAAAACTCATTGGTCAAGAAATAGATTTTATAGAAAGAGAATACCAAAAGAGCAAGAAGGATTTTGAATTTTATTTTACACAGAAAATTGATTTAGAGAAGAAACAAAGAGGATTAGAGGATACTCTACAACAACTTTATGAGCATAGAGATACTATAAAGACAACCTTAGAATCTATGTTAAAAGAAAATGGATTTAAGAATATAAAAGAGGTAAGTAGTTACTTTAAAGATCAGAAAGAAAGACAAGAATTGAAGAAGAGAATTAGAGAATATGAGGATCAAGTGTTTTTGATAAATGAAAATATTAAAAGCTTAGAAAAGAGTCTTAATGGACAGATAATAGAAAATTCTGATTGGGAGAAAATTCAGCAAAAAAGAGAAGACAGTAAAAAAAGACTAGAAATTCTTCAAATGTCACTCATTGAAAAAAACACTTTAAAAAAGGATATCCAAGGAAGATTAAAGGAATTAGAGATTGTCTTAGAACAAAAGAAAAAAATAGAACATAAAAAAGCCTTGTTACAAGATTTAAGTAACTTATTAAAGGGGAATGAATTTGTAGAATTTATTTCTACAGGCCAATTAAGATATATTGCCAAAGAAGCTTCCCAACAATTGAAGAAAATTACTAGGGGTAGGTATGCTTTAGAATTAGATAGTAATGGAAATTTTATTGTAAGAGATGATTTTCATGGAGGAATAAGAAGAAGCACCCAAACGCTTTCTGGAGGAGAAACCTTTTTAACTTCTTTATCTCTAGCCTTAGCTTTATCTTCTCATATCCAATTAAAAGGAAATGCACATTTAGAATTTTTTTTCTTAGATGAAGGGTTTGGTACTTTAGATGCAGAATTGCTAGAAACTGTGATGGATAGTTTAGAAAAACTGCAATCTAATCAATTAAGTGTAGGTTTAATTAGTCATGTAGAAGAATTAAAACAAAGAATTCCAAGAAAATTAATAGTACAGCCAGCTATTCCAGGGGTTCGAGGTACGAAAGTAATATTAGAAAGAGGATAA
- a CDS encoding DegV family protein, with product MSNIQIIIDSTAYFTREEVKKYNIKVVPLSIHFEGEEFPDPFLGEFGDYYERLAQSKDFPTTSMPSTGAFLKAYQDAINEGKEILVLTFSSKLSGTYQNALISAEMVDQDKITVIDTFTAVGNFKYLVLQAVKMVQQGKTRQEIAEFIEDQKTRMDIYLTVDSLEYLRRGGRLTNASAFIGSILNIKPIIQLKEGELVGIEKTRGKKRAIDILINKVPSYAKNIYVHHILNEKEAEEVAKILKKKCPEANILVEEIGPVIGSHLGPYAIGIVYNW from the coding sequence ATGAGTAATATACAAATCATTATAGATAGTACGGCTTATTTTACGAGAGAAGAAGTAAAGAAATATAATATAAAAGTAGTCCCTTTGTCCATACATTTTGAAGGAGAAGAATTTCCAGATCCTTTTTTAGGAGAATTTGGAGATTATTATGAAAGATTGGCTCAATCTAAAGATTTTCCTACTACTTCTATGCCTTCTACAGGAGCTTTTTTAAAAGCATATCAAGATGCGATAAATGAAGGAAAAGAAATACTGGTGCTTACTTTTTCTTCTAAATTGAGTGGTACTTACCAGAATGCTCTTATTTCTGCAGAAATGGTTGATCAAGATAAAATTACTGTTATTGATACTTTTACAGCAGTAGGGAATTTTAAATATTTGGTCTTACAAGCAGTAAAAATGGTACAACAAGGAAAGACTAGACAAGAAATTGCAGAGTTTATAGAAGATCAAAAAACAAGAATGGATATATATCTTACTGTAGATTCTTTGGAATATTTACGTAGGGGAGGAAGGCTTACCAATGCTTCTGCTTTTATTGGTTCTATTTTAAATATCAAACCTATTATTCAATTAAAAGAGGGAGAATTGGTAGGAATTGAGAAGACTAGAGGAAAAAAAAGGGCAATTGATATCTTAATCAATAAAGTGCCTTCTTATGCTAAAAATATTTATGTACATCATATTTTAAATGAGAAAGAAGCAGAAGAGGTGGCAAAAATTTTAAAAAAGAAATGTCCAGAAGCAAATATTTTAGTAGAGGAAATCGGACCTGTTATTGGTTCGCATTTAGGTCCTTATGCTATAGGAATTGTTTATAATTGGTAA
- a CDS encoding peptidylprolyl isomerase, protein MENNKVLAKVGNREVTQKDLNFFLQNLDPQSASQFQSPEGQKRLLTELINQELFYLEAKDQNLDEDQSFVQSLEQLKENYLKQFAITKLLANVSITEDEIKKYYKENQDQFITPKSVQAKHILVQKEEDAQNILQEIKEGSICFEEAAKKYSTCPSKARGGDLGYFHKGQMVPEFEKAAFNMEKEDISDPIKTQFGYHIIKLIDKKEQKTRDFEEVKPELEQMVLRMKQQEVYLKKIEELKKNYLIEMVE, encoded by the coding sequence ATGGAAAATAATAAAGTATTAGCAAAAGTAGGAAATCGAGAAGTTACTCAAAAAGACCTAAATTTCTTTCTACAAAATTTAGATCCTCAATCTGCATCTCAATTTCAATCCCCTGAAGGACAAAAAAGATTATTAACAGAATTAATCAATCAAGAATTGTTTTATTTGGAAGCAAAAGATCAAAATTTAGATGAAGATCAATCTTTTGTCCAATCTTTAGAACAATTAAAAGAAAACTATTTAAAACAATTTGCCATTACTAAGTTATTAGCTAATGTTTCTATTACGGAAGATGAAATAAAAAAATATTATAAAGAGAATCAAGATCAATTTATTACTCCTAAAAGTGTACAAGCAAAACACATTTTAGTACAAAAAGAAGAAGATGCACAAAATATCCTTCAAGAAATAAAAGAAGGTTCTATTTGTTTCGAAGAGGCAGCAAAGAAATATTCTACTTGTCCTTCCAAGGCACGAGGAGGAGATTTAGGCTATTTTCATAAAGGACAAATGGTTCCTGAATTCGAAAAAGCCGCTTTTAATATGGAAAAGGAGGACATAAGTGATCCTATAAAAACTCAATTTGGCTATCATATTATCAAACTTATCGATAAAAAAGAGCAAAAAACAAGAGATTTTGAAGAAGTAAAACCTGAATTAGAGCAAATGGTGTTGCGAATGAAACAACAAGAAGTTTATTTGAAAAAGATTGAAGAATTAAAGAAAAATTATTTAATTGAAATGGTAGAATAA